A portion of the Granulosicoccus antarcticus IMCC3135 genome contains these proteins:
- a CDS encoding tetratricopeptide repeat protein, with the protein MSVRIFLSGLSVLSLLMVVYHEGQSADSISESSISADIDSEFDSYASREQIKLKKELEKYLKAKPGEFEVQLSQAKVLFDQQQYEEADALIQSTREQFPDQPDLLAYHAEIIASMNNGSFAGKAFDLLGRSLDIDNKHKPSLWMMALVNQQSGNDEAAVILFELLKREIPPDSNSIELIDAAIAFSVTRVDTRSESDAANDMVADVDSTRDNTSVNPELSLYITLDPEISSTFSPDDVVYVYAQAAGESAMPLAVTRRQISDFPTTVKLDDSMAMMPDQSLSSSAMVTVGARASRSGTAMPLAGDWEVKLYEVPVDTSEVIPLNIQYELK; encoded by the coding sequence ATGTCTGTACGAATATTCTTGTCAGGTCTCTCTGTGCTTTCCTTGTTGATGGTTGTTTATCACGAAGGGCAGTCTGCAGATTCAATTAGCGAATCATCAATTAGTGCAGATATTGATAGTGAGTTTGACTCCTACGCCTCCCGCGAGCAGATAAAACTGAAGAAAGAGCTTGAAAAATACCTGAAGGCAAAGCCAGGTGAATTTGAAGTGCAACTGTCTCAGGCAAAAGTGTTGTTTGATCAACAACAATACGAAGAGGCAGACGCGTTGATTCAATCCACAAGGGAGCAGTTTCCAGATCAACCTGATTTACTTGCCTATCATGCAGAAATCATCGCATCAATGAACAACGGTTCATTTGCGGGAAAGGCGTTCGATCTATTAGGCCGTTCACTTGATATAGACAATAAACACAAGCCGAGCTTATGGATGATGGCTTTGGTCAATCAACAGTCTGGAAATGATGAGGCTGCTGTCATCCTGTTTGAATTGCTAAAACGCGAAATTCCACCGGATAGCAACTCTATTGAGCTAATTGATGCGGCTATAGCGTTTTCGGTAACTCGAGTTGACACAAGGTCCGAAAGTGACGCTGCGAATGACATGGTAGCTGACGTGGATAGTACTCGCGATAATACGTCTGTCAATCCGGAGTTAAGTTTATATATTACGCTTGACCCAGAAATATCGAGTACATTTTCACCTGATGATGTCGTTTATGTTTACGCACAGGCTGCGGGTGAGTCAGCTATGCCGCTAGCTGTTACCCGTCGTCAAATTTCGGACTTTCCTACCACGGTCAAACTTGATGATTCTATGGCGATGATGCCTGATCAGAGTCTCAGCTCCAGTGCAATGGTGACTGTTGGTGCCAGGGCATCACGCTCAGGTACTGCAATGCCTCTTGCGGGTGATTGGGAGGTAAAGCTGTATGAAGTGCCTGTGGATACATCGGAAGTCATCCCGCTCAACATCCAATATGAGTTGAAATAA
- a CDS encoding PP2C family protein-serine/threonine phosphatase: MKLALKLDAAGVTDVGQARKHNEDSLTVDSEANLYAIADGMGGHMSGEVASQSTLDELMSRIKIHAENIREPVRQEDYYNIVLDAVNACNELILAKNRNNGSNLGQGMGTTLVGAYFLQNKKQVVIFNVGDSRLYRLRGGDLQQLTRDHTMYQEWYDAGQKGTAPSKNILIKAIGLLENIFPDITLENVSEGDVFLLCSDGLSNLIDAKLLQKVLVQKIRHSPDMACNELISIANANGGNDNISVVIVKVDGTSATFNKTEDLDKTVQRRSV, from the coding sequence ATGAAATTAGCGCTAAAACTGGATGCAGCCGGAGTAACAGATGTTGGGCAGGCGCGAAAACACAATGAGGATTCGCTGACCGTTGATTCAGAAGCAAATCTCTATGCAATCGCAGATGGCATGGGAGGGCATATGTCGGGTGAGGTTGCAAGCCAGTCAACGCTTGATGAGCTTATGTCTCGTATCAAGATTCATGCTGAAAATATACGTGAACCTGTCAGGCAAGAAGACTACTACAACATTGTTCTGGATGCCGTCAATGCATGTAATGAATTGATATTGGCCAAGAATCGCAATAACGGTTCTAACCTCGGTCAGGGGATGGGTACCACCCTGGTTGGTGCATATTTCTTGCAAAACAAGAAGCAGGTCGTCATTTTTAACGTCGGAGATAGCAGGCTATACCGACTTAGAGGAGGTGATTTACAGCAACTAACTCGTGATCATACAATGTATCAAGAGTGGTACGATGCTGGGCAGAAAGGCACGGCACCCTCAAAAAATATATTGATCAAGGCAATCGGGTTATTGGAAAACATATTCCCTGATATTACGCTGGAGAATGTTTCCGAAGGAGATGTTTTCCTGTTATGTTCCGATGGTCTGAGTAATTTGATTGATGCGAAGCTTCTGCAGAAAGTTCTTGTGCAAAAAATACGACATTCACCTGATATGGCCTGCAATGAGTTGATCTCCATTGCAAACGCAAACGGAGGTAATGACAATATATCCGTTGTTATAGTTAAGGTGGATGGCACCTCGGCTACTTTCAATAAAACAGAAGATCTGGATAAGACGGTGCAACGCAGAAGCGTGTAG
- a CDS encoding DUF4198 domain-containing protein — translation MNMYLRNTIAGCIWALSTVHAQAHDFWIEPDSFTPNENQAVAISLRFGVGFNGQTLPYVNSFFTDFSLTDKNSRSHIRSRQGDDPAATITATAGAQLLGYQSVPQFVELKADKFNQYLEEEGIEYIRVERERRGESDSPAPENFVRCAKALIQTGPADQDVYRKKLGYTLELIPQSDPYQLEKDDKLQFQLLYKDKPIDGLQLQAVSKADPDNVQKIRTDMNGKASVKIDKYGVWLIKVVLILPIERRQQINNETKFALWQSYWASYVFELVDES, via the coding sequence ATGAACATGTATTTGCGCAACACTATCGCTGGCTGCATCTGGGCGTTAAGCACAGTTCACGCTCAAGCCCATGACTTTTGGATAGAACCAGATTCGTTCACGCCAAATGAAAATCAAGCCGTGGCAATATCCCTGCGCTTTGGAGTGGGTTTCAACGGACAAACCCTGCCCTACGTCAACTCCTTCTTCACCGATTTCAGCCTTACCGATAAAAACAGTCGTTCGCACATCCGATCCAGACAAGGCGATGACCCAGCCGCAACAATAACGGCGACAGCCGGTGCCCAGTTGCTGGGTTACCAGAGTGTCCCCCAGTTTGTAGAATTGAAAGCTGATAAATTTAACCAATATCTTGAAGAGGAAGGAATTGAATATATTCGCGTAGAACGTGAACGTCGGGGAGAAAGCGATTCGCCAGCTCCGGAAAATTTCGTACGTTGCGCCAAAGCACTGATTCAAACTGGCCCTGCAGATCAAGATGTGTATCGAAAAAAACTCGGTTACACACTTGAACTCATTCCACAAAGTGACCCATATCAGCTCGAAAAAGACGATAAACTGCAATTCCAGTTACTCTATAAAGACAAGCCAATCGATGGCTTACAGTTGCAAGCGGTCTCCAAAGCTGATCCAGATAATGTGCAGAAAATTCGTACAGATATGAACGGTAAAGCTAGCGTTAAAATTGATAAATATGGGGTGTGGCTAATAAAGGTTGTGCTTATCCTACCCATTGAACGGAGGCAACAGATCAATAATGAAACAAAATTCGCATTATGGCAAAGTTATTGGGCGAGCTATGTTTTCGAACTCGTTGATGAAAGCTGA
- a CDS encoding autotransporter outer membrane beta-barrel domain-containing protein, whose amino-acid sequence MSLSDAVASCPTIDFSENSNLDPLSPFNSDLDTIDLASAAGLRTLEFGTNFQRRSANLSGQNPLIVASNQESDISGSAAGDEDGISSRIGLLVSAFGATGDEQSINPGAGIDWDTTATALSIDYALSSTSFVGVMLGASKVSGCSAPKDNFTTTGSVNVVSNDVEGSFDVFSFYGIHENDTYYIDGIVSIGSGEFDFRRAQTVNGLRDEDSFILLDRVNEVIVAETNSDLVRASFATGLKRQYRQFEYSPYTRLSYAQVSIDGYREQLDLANSPGHPAPGSGGGFALRLTDQEVESLTTGVGFGSTYVISTAVAVVSLKGDFEWIHEFKDTSSSLRGSLAGFSQGTVSNAAVAQRFPERQLDSDYFYLGGGATAVLRSGLQLFANLQSLLGYENVSETYLGAGIRYEF is encoded by the coding sequence TTGAGCCTGAGCGATGCTGTTGCTAGCTGCCCTACAATAGATTTTTCGGAAAATTCAAATCTGGATCCACTGTCACCGTTCAATTCAGATCTGGATACGATCGATCTGGCCAGCGCTGCGGGGCTACGAACACTCGAGTTTGGAACAAATTTTCAACGGCGATCAGCCAATCTCAGTGGGCAGAATCCGTTAATTGTCGCGTCGAACCAGGAGTCTGATATATCGGGTAGTGCTGCGGGCGACGAGGATGGCATCTCCAGCAGAATCGGACTTTTGGTCAGTGCGTTTGGTGCTACGGGAGATGAGCAATCAATAAACCCGGGGGCAGGCATTGATTGGGATACTACAGCGACAGCGTTGTCTATTGACTATGCTCTTTCTTCAACGTCGTTTGTTGGTGTAATGTTGGGTGCCAGCAAGGTGTCGGGCTGTTCAGCACCAAAGGACAATTTCACCACAACCGGATCGGTAAACGTTGTAAGCAATGATGTAGAAGGGTCATTTGATGTTTTCTCCTTCTATGGTATCCATGAAAATGATACTTATTACATCGATGGTATCGTCAGTATAGGGTCTGGAGAATTTGATTTCAGGCGCGCTCAGACTGTTAATGGATTGCGCGATGAGGATAGTTTCATTCTTCTGGATCGTGTCAATGAAGTGATCGTTGCCGAAACTAATAGTGATTTGGTTCGTGCCAGCTTTGCGACTGGTCTCAAGCGACAATACAGGCAATTCGAGTATTCTCCATACACACGCTTGTCTTATGCTCAAGTCAGTATAGATGGCTATCGTGAACAACTGGATCTCGCTAATTCACCGGGGCATCCAGCGCCCGGCTCGGGTGGCGGATTCGCTTTACGTTTGACAGATCAGGAAGTTGAATCCTTGACTACAGGTGTCGGATTTGGATCGACCTATGTCATTAGCACGGCAGTGGCCGTTGTCTCTTTGAAGGGAGACTTTGAGTGGATACACGAATTCAAGGATACCAGTAGCAGCCTAAGGGGCTCGCTTGCTGGATTCAGTCAGGGAACTGTATCCAATGCTGCGGTAGCGCAACGATTTCCCGAACGTCAACTCGACTCTGATTACTTCTATTTGGGAGGAGGCGCAACTGCGGTATTGCGTAGCGGGTTACAGCTGTTTGCCAATTTACAGTCTTTACTCGGTTATGAAAATGTTTCTGAAACTTATCTTGGCGCAGGTATACGGTATGAGTTCTAG
- the gdhA gene encoding NADP-specific glutamate dehydrogenase produces MQTRATDIEHFMDGLISRNPGEVEFHQAVHEVASDIIPWMQDHRIYAQEQVLERLCEPDRIISFRVCWHDDNNNIRVNRGYRIQNNNAIGPYKGGLRFHTSVNQSILKFLAFEQTFKNSLTGLPMGGGKGGADFNPRGKSDHEIMRFCQSFMTELYRHVGEDIDVPAGDIGVGGKEIGYMFGQYKRITNQFTGVLTGKGLDYGGSAMRTEATGYGCVYFLIDMLKAANDSLEGKTVLVSGSGNVATYAAEQALLNGAKILTMSDSDGFVYDKNGFTQEKIDWVKDLKIRRRGRISEYAEEFGAEFHQGSRPWGVSCDVALPCATQNEIEGHDAKTLIANGCMAVSEGANMPTLAEGVKAFLDAKVLFAPAKAANAGGVAMSGLEMSQNAGKRSWGGAELSVMLREIMLSIHDRCYEAGNEGGYCNYAKGANIAGFKKVGDAVLAFGVV; encoded by the coding sequence ATGCAAACACGTGCCACGGATATCGAGCATTTTATGGACGGGTTAATCAGCAGGAACCCTGGTGAAGTCGAATTTCATCAGGCAGTGCACGAAGTGGCATCCGACATTATCCCGTGGATGCAAGACCACAGGATATACGCACAAGAACAGGTCCTGGAACGTTTATGTGAACCCGACCGCATCATTTCCTTTCGTGTTTGCTGGCATGACGATAACAACAATATACGGGTCAATCGCGGATATCGAATTCAGAATAACAATGCTATCGGTCCTTACAAAGGTGGCCTGAGGTTTCATACTTCGGTTAATCAGTCCATCCTCAAATTTCTGGCTTTTGAACAGACATTCAAAAATTCGCTAACGGGTTTGCCAATGGGGGGTGGTAAAGGTGGGGCGGACTTTAATCCTCGTGGAAAATCTGATCATGAAATCATGCGATTTTGTCAATCGTTCATGACTGAACTCTATCGCCATGTTGGCGAGGATATCGATGTACCAGCTGGAGATATTGGTGTTGGAGGCAAGGAGATCGGGTATATGTTCGGTCAATACAAGCGCATCACGAATCAATTTACAGGTGTTCTAACAGGGAAAGGCCTGGATTATGGTGGTAGTGCGATGCGCACCGAAGCAACGGGATATGGCTGTGTCTACTTCCTGATCGATATGCTGAAGGCTGCAAACGATTCACTTGAAGGAAAAACGGTCCTTGTATCTGGATCAGGTAATGTGGCCACTTATGCTGCCGAACAGGCTTTGCTGAATGGTGCAAAAATTCTGACGATGTCAGATTCCGACGGATTCGTGTATGACAAGAACGGCTTTACACAGGAAAAGATTGATTGGGTGAAGGATCTGAAAATACGCAGACGCGGTCGTATCAGCGAATATGCTGAAGAATTCGGTGCGGAATTCCATCAAGGTAGCCGTCCGTGGGGAGTGAGCTGTGATGTTGCACTGCCCTGTGCCACACAGAATGAAATCGAAGGTCACGATGCAAAGACGTTAATAGCCAATGGGTGTATGGCGGTTTCAGAAGGAGCCAATATGCCTACGCTTGCTGAAGGCGTGAAGGCTTTTCTGGATGCCAAGGTCTTGTTTGCACCGGCTAAAGCTGCAAATGCAGGTGGCGTCGCAATGTCTGGTCTGGAAATGAGTCAGAACGCAGGTAAGCGTTCTTGGGGCGGAGCTGAGCTTAGTGTGATGCTGCGAGAAATCATGTTGAGCATTCATGATCGCTGCTACGAAGCTGGCAATGAAGGTGGCTATTGCAACTATGCCAAAGGTGCAAACATTGCTGGATTCAAGAAAGTAGGAGATGCAGTTTTGGCGTTTGGAGTGGTCTAG
- a CDS encoding DUF4331 family protein, translating into MTKIRSKVCIVKKYCITAACSTLLASGAAYSADHADSPNQRGSLAARQADITDVYAFMNPSDSDELVLMLLVAPDASGVLPDSEPTPTFASDISYNILMQNYSGTTAGDHLRISCMFTDATPQVVFCGLDSLSVSGDVGTTTATEGLRVFTGITDDPFFFNSGGLNATFNADPPSPMFEEGANPDSPFVNATGQFNAFADQNVLAIVIGVDRDLVTNNQASPELRLWAATAPM; encoded by the coding sequence ATGACCAAGATTCGATCGAAAGTCTGCATCGTCAAAAAATATTGCATCACCGCAGCATGTTCAACATTGCTTGCATCCGGTGCCGCGTATTCGGCTGACCATGCAGACAGCCCGAACCAGCGAGGCAGCCTGGCTGCGCGCCAAGCCGACATCACTGATGTCTATGCCTTCATGAACCCAAGCGATAGCGATGAGTTGGTACTGATGTTGTTAGTCGCACCAGACGCATCAGGAGTACTTCCCGATAGCGAACCAACCCCTACCTTTGCAAGCGATATTAGCTACAACATCCTCATGCAGAACTACAGTGGTACAACGGCAGGAGATCATTTACGCATCTCTTGTATGTTCACGGACGCGACACCACAGGTTGTCTTCTGTGGACTGGATAGCTTATCGGTGTCGGGTGATGTTGGAACTACCACTGCAACCGAAGGCTTGAGAGTATTCACTGGTATTACTGACGATCCGTTCTTTTTCAATAGCGGTGGCTTGAATGCAACATTCAATGCCGATCCTCCAAGCCCCATGTTTGAGGAAGGAGCTAATCCGGATAGCCCTTTTGTTAATGCTACCGGTCAATTCAATGCCTTTGCCGATCAGAACGTTCTTGCCATCGTTATCGGAGTGGATAGAGACCTGGTTACCAACAATCAGGCAAGCCCGGAGCTCAGATTGTGGGCAGCAACGGCACCAATGTAG
- a CDS encoding DUF4331 family protein translates to MINKSIFKLIIAATLMTTVVACSSDDDNDNTPGNGTGGSVDETGALPVILDRMGRPGVNTALIATDDDKDAYNLAGDPAQWAGSFTVAITERAAAIDSLDTVEGNALASPSALADLLVDDRLRIDTSVPECNNYLALELSVGGCGGRTLERDVIDDTLQQLVVADTPVSDLADNDSSFQSEWPFLGVAN, encoded by the coding sequence ATGATCAACAAATCCATATTCAAACTGATTATCGCTGCAACATTGATGACAACGGTAGTTGCCTGCAGTAGCGACGACGATAATGACAATACACCCGGCAACGGAACCGGTGGCAGTGTTGATGAAACAGGTGCCTTACCGGTCATCCTGGATCGCATGGGTCGCCCCGGTGTCAACACGGCATTGATTGCAACTGATGACGACAAAGACGCCTATAACCTTGCAGGAGATCCCGCACAGTGGGCTGGTTCATTCACGGTCGCCATTACCGAGCGCGCCGCAGCCATAGACAGTCTGGACACAGTCGAGGGTAATGCGCTGGCTAGTCCTAGCGCACTTGCCGATTTGTTAGTTGATGACCGACTACGAATTGATACCTCGGTACCGGAGTGCAACAACTATCTTGCACTGGAACTCAGTGTCGGTGGATGCGGAGGCCGAACATTGGAGCGAGATGTCATCGACGACACCCTGCAACAATTGGTAGTTGCGGATACCCCAGTCTCTGACCTTGCCGACAACGACAGTAGTTTCCAGAGTGAATGGCCATTTCTCGGCGTTGCTAACTAA
- a CDS encoding cyclic nucleotide-binding domain-containing protein: MSSHYHIAIIGSGPAGLSAAARAAQKDQEAGRNEPTHVLLEAFPLHAKTIQQYQKGKYVMAEPGYLNLRSDCEFEQGTRENILDHWSQNLTDNKVNCLYSSEVSKVTGEQGNFTIQIGNGTSLSAENIVLAIGVQGNPRKLGSPGSEHPLVQYQLDDPDEYHGEHIIVVGAGDAAIENAVALTANNKVSILNRKDEFSRAKEGNLNGILAAISDEKVALECFYSSSVKLVEPDSDDPKLLHVTLNTSEGEIKVDAHRIIARLGAIPQRAFVESMGIEFPNKKPETMPELDNHYQSNVPGIYIVGALAGYPLIKQAMNQGYDVVEFINGNEIDPADHPLLEYRFAGLPFRLDVNEQVHRLQQIIPMLSQLNSLQFRELLIESSMIASYPPGLEQKEAETRLAEIAKTLGGSKTELRITELLKEGDTLYEPGQFGTSFYTIVAGEVQIEKWLETGESVKSTLKRGEFFGEMSLLSGHPRLERASAGVGCILIETPRRIMLKLISSNEEVAAGIEWLFVVRELQRHFAPRAPTSELRALSANLEIRRMQAGEFLYEQGSEEECLYLIKSGGITLSKNVNGEEIFISQVRAGKMVGQISLMGDPIRRQSAVATVVSEAIRIDRQTFNTLMQRSDAPIATLQGYVTEQIAVDTRMEVRPEAAASMNFLMKNGLGEATNTLIIDESLCVGCDNCEKACAETHNGITRLDRREGPTFANIHIPTSCRHCEQPHCMKDCPPNAIRRAESGEVFINDSCIGCGNCQINCPYDVIRMVKPPAKKPGLISWMLLGLGTGPGESKNSQKGGSPSAVKKAVKCDACVDLPAGPACVNACPTGAAMRIGPAQFVELVEEKQR, translated from the coding sequence ATGAGTAGTCATTATCATATTGCCATCATAGGGTCCGGACCAGCAGGCCTGAGCGCGGCGGCCAGGGCCGCGCAAAAAGATCAGGAGGCCGGTCGAAACGAACCCACCCATGTATTACTTGAAGCTTTTCCGCTTCACGCCAAAACAATTCAGCAGTACCAGAAAGGCAAATACGTGATGGCCGAACCCGGCTATCTGAACTTGCGTAGCGATTGTGAATTTGAACAGGGAACGCGGGAGAACATTCTAGATCACTGGTCGCAAAACCTGACTGATAACAAAGTCAATTGTCTTTATAGCTCAGAGGTTAGCAAGGTTACTGGTGAACAAGGCAATTTCACCATTCAAATCGGCAACGGCACGTCACTGAGCGCCGAAAATATTGTCCTGGCCATTGGCGTTCAAGGGAATCCGAGAAAGCTCGGATCACCCGGATCAGAACATCCGCTGGTGCAATATCAGCTTGACGACCCTGATGAATATCACGGCGAACATATCATCGTTGTCGGTGCGGGCGATGCAGCGATCGAAAACGCTGTTGCACTGACTGCTAACAACAAAGTAAGCATACTCAATAGAAAAGACGAATTCAGTCGAGCAAAAGAAGGCAATCTGAATGGAATTCTCGCTGCAATCAGTGATGAAAAAGTCGCTCTGGAATGTTTTTATTCCTCCAGCGTCAAGCTTGTTGAGCCAGACAGTGACGATCCAAAACTATTGCATGTCACACTGAACACCTCAGAGGGCGAGATAAAAGTTGACGCCCATCGAATCATTGCGCGTCTTGGAGCGATTCCGCAACGCGCCTTTGTGGAATCCATGGGCATCGAGTTTCCCAACAAGAAACCGGAGACTATGCCTGAGCTGGACAATCATTATCAATCCAACGTACCGGGCATCTACATCGTCGGAGCACTCGCCGGATACCCGCTGATCAAGCAAGCGATGAATCAGGGTTACGATGTGGTCGAATTCATCAACGGCAATGAAATAGATCCAGCTGATCACCCTCTTCTCGAATACCGATTTGCCGGTCTGCCATTTCGACTTGATGTCAACGAACAAGTACACCGACTGCAGCAGATTATTCCCATGCTAAGTCAACTCAATTCACTGCAATTTCGAGAACTACTGATTGAAAGCTCAATGATTGCAAGCTACCCGCCTGGATTGGAGCAGAAAGAGGCAGAAACCCGTTTGGCTGAGATTGCAAAGACACTGGGCGGATCAAAAACAGAACTGCGGATTACCGAGTTGTTGAAAGAAGGCGACACCCTCTATGAGCCAGGCCAGTTCGGTACCTCTTTTTACACCATCGTTGCTGGTGAAGTACAAATAGAGAAGTGGCTGGAGACTGGAGAATCCGTCAAATCCACATTGAAGCGCGGCGAGTTTTTTGGCGAGATGAGCCTGCTGTCCGGCCATCCACGACTGGAACGAGCATCTGCTGGTGTTGGGTGCATTCTGATCGAAACACCGCGCCGTATCATGTTGAAGCTCATCAGTTCAAATGAAGAAGTCGCAGCGGGTATTGAATGGCTATTTGTTGTACGAGAGCTACAGCGTCATTTCGCACCTCGCGCCCCCACCAGCGAGTTACGAGCTCTCTCGGCTAATTTGGAAATTCGTCGTATGCAAGCCGGCGAATTCTTGTACGAACAAGGCAGTGAGGAAGAGTGTTTGTATCTGATTAAATCAGGTGGCATCACCCTGTCCAAGAACGTCAATGGAGAAGAGATTTTTATCTCACAAGTCCGCGCCGGCAAGATGGTTGGACAAATTTCTCTGATGGGAGATCCCATTCGCCGACAGAGCGCCGTGGCTACCGTCGTATCCGAAGCCATACGCATTGACCGACAAACATTCAACACTCTAATGCAGCGTAGTGATGCTCCGATCGCTACTCTGCAAGGCTATGTCACCGAACAAATAGCTGTCGATACGCGCATGGAAGTGCGCCCTGAAGCCGCTGCCTCCATGAACTTTCTGATGAAAAATGGCTTGGGTGAAGCAACAAACACTCTGATCATTGATGAATCCCTTTGTGTTGGATGTGATAATTGCGAAAAAGCCTGTGCCGAGACTCATAACGGCATAACTCGACTCGATCGTCGCGAAGGTCCGACATTTGCCAACATCCATATTCCCACCTCATGCCGGCACTGCGAACAGCCACATTGCATGAAAGACTGTCCTCCCAACGCGATTCGTCGCGCTGAGTCGGGGGAAGTATTCATCAATGATTCATGCATCGGTTGTGGCAATTGCCAGATCAACTGCCCTTATGATGTTATCCGCATGGTCAAGCCACCAGCCAAAAAACCAGGGCTAATATCATGGATGCTACTGGGTCTGGGCACCGGACCAGGCGAATCGAAAAACAGTCAGAAAGGTGGAAGTCCAAGCGCAGTAAAAAAGGCCGTGAAGTGCGATGCCTGTGTTGATCTACCCGCTGGACCTGCTTGCGTTAACGCCTGCCCCACTGGCGCTGCCATGCGAATTGGCCCTGCTCAATTCGTGGAACTCGTTGAGGAAAAACAACGATGA
- a CDS encoding cytochrome c3 family protein yields the protein MDILIRQTNSINSSDAIFTDRALDIKVLHIGSAPDQDLQLVGADVLPQHADLTVSGKGARISCRRGALVSVNGTEGKKFDLSADDVVEFGGNRIEVSVAPTGFDVAIVVSRSSANEPASYEQSYKTDLSQTRLAPRFFGWALSLTILVVTMLIPLAYHFMSKSETITQATNMSWPITDTLWSSGPLHKVHSSLDESCNSCHVELFQKVTNDSCQTCHEDTQDHIVAVTENQHLPIEMNGTCASCHREHNEPVSSLVITSNNLCVDCHAPHDLQTDSTPLERVEGFGEGTHAAFQLSLLAPPEGGSYDSTDEWLVERVSPTGAEENSQLKFNHEIHYDSSKVTLDQGDALSCATCHDLSVDGEHFEDIEFELNCANSGCHELELDPRNRLPHGQPDVTVAAIEGFYLRKFGNPDKINSTTIVDRRRRVDRSNDDAEKCSGSAYECARELAARKIEQQFTKTGCVTCHTIDDVGGEVLDRYQVAVVKLNKDYLANARFDHQAHGVLVEPGGVESFTGDDSCVYCHAAPTSSTSADILIPAIDNCTTCHNGPERVLNAPLGCIDCHAYHPAL from the coding sequence ATGGACATACTGATTCGACAAACTAACAGTATCAATAGCAGCGATGCGATTTTTACAGATCGTGCTCTTGATATAAAAGTACTGCATATCGGTAGTGCGCCCGACCAGGACTTGCAATTGGTAGGGGCAGATGTATTGCCGCAGCACGCAGACCTGACAGTCAGTGGTAAAGGTGCCCGGATAAGCTGCCGCCGTGGTGCTCTCGTATCGGTTAATGGTACTGAGGGTAAGAAGTTTGATCTCTCTGCCGATGATGTCGTTGAATTCGGTGGGAATAGAATCGAGGTGTCAGTAGCACCAACAGGCTTCGACGTCGCCATTGTAGTGAGCAGGAGCAGTGCCAATGAACCTGCCTCCTACGAGCAGTCCTACAAGACGGATCTATCACAAACAAGACTAGCTCCCAGATTCTTCGGCTGGGCTTTGAGCTTGACAATACTGGTTGTGACGATGCTCATCCCCCTCGCCTATCACTTCATGTCCAAGTCGGAGACCATCACGCAGGCGACGAATATGTCGTGGCCTATCACCGACACATTATGGTCCAGTGGACCCTTGCACAAGGTGCATTCCTCACTCGACGAAAGCTGCAATAGCTGCCATGTAGAGCTGTTTCAGAAAGTGACCAATGATTCGTGTCAGACCTGCCATGAGGATACGCAAGATCATATCGTTGCTGTTACGGAGAACCAGCACCTGCCTATTGAGATGAATGGTACTTGTGCCAGCTGTCACCGTGAACACAACGAACCGGTGTCCAGTTTGGTTATTACCAGCAACAATTTGTGCGTTGATTGTCATGCACCACATGATTTGCAAACTGATTCAACACCTCTAGAGCGCGTAGAAGGTTTCGGTGAAGGCACGCACGCAGCGTTTCAGCTCAGTTTGTTGGCACCTCCAGAGGGAGGCTCCTACGATTCAACAGATGAATGGCTTGTTGAGCGTGTTTCGCCAACAGGGGCAGAAGAGAATTCTCAACTCAAGTTCAATCATGAGATTCATTATGACTCCAGTAAAGTCACGCTTGACCAGGGAGACGCTCTTAGCTGTGCCACTTGCCACGATCTGAGTGTTGATGGTGAGCATTTTGAGGATATTGAATTTGAACTAAACTGTGCTAATTCGGGGTGCCACGAGTTGGAACTTGATCCACGCAATCGACTACCACACGGTCAACCCGATGTGACGGTAGCCGCGATCGAAGGCTTCTATTTACGAAAATTCGGTAATCCGGACAAAATCAACTCGACTACCATCGTTGATCGTCGTCGACGAGTAGATAGATCCAACGACGATGCTGAAAAATGTAGCGGCAGCGCTTACGAATGTGCGCGAGAACTGGCAGCACGCAAGATAGAACAACAGTTCACTAAAACCGGTTGCGTTACTTGTCACACTATCGATGATGTAGGCGGTGAAGTACTGGATCGCTATCAAGTTGCCGTTGTAAAGTTGAATAAGGATTATCTGGCCAACGCGCGCTTCGATCATCAGGCTCACGGTGTATTAGTAGAGCCAGGTGGAGTGGAATCATTCACTGGAGATGATTCATGCGTTTACTGCCACGCGGCTCCAACGTCTTCAACTAGCGCAGATATATTAATTCCCGCTATTGACAATTGCACGACTTGTCATAATGGCCCAGAGCGCGTACTTAATGCGCCTTTAGGCTGTATTGACTGTCATGCATATCATCCCGCATTATGA